One region of Thiorhodovibrio frisius genomic DNA includes:
- a CDS encoding ThiF family adenylyltransferase, which produces MLEQLILLDTEDYERASDASLVLTDKASSRLNRWAVQLGDKGWLAVHLHSHPSGIDHFSATDDAAESALSQWLDSQGVAHYWSLVWPSRGIPRARLWMCGKPFDGQLYLGLAPMDTTTSTASPALDRQRAFGPGLRQAAKQIRVGLVGVGGLGMLALEQLARAGFRRFVLVDPDTIEVSNLNRLPSVTARDIGRFKVQVGKRLVQQIARSLDDEAEVSAWKQDIYRSRAAQRALGSCDLILAVTDNELSRTMALSLALDSGREYLQAGSDITLGEDGSIIGLRAEVTGAETGRYCPICSGRLSPGQASIEARAYASGEVVAHARSEGYLPDVAAPAVMSLNSVAAGMLVMEIQRRASGLGVRDLVQMDLQSSRMLVQDRVQVGHDCEICGALASPPTTSPKAPTLRPSLGVTKISDHP; this is translated from the coding sequence TTGCTGGAGCAATTGATTCTTCTCGATACAGAGGATTATGAGCGAGCATCTGATGCTAGCCTGGTTTTGACTGACAAGGCGTCTTCTCGGCTCAATCGATGGGCAGTCCAACTGGGTGACAAGGGCTGGTTGGCCGTGCATCTCCACAGTCATCCATCTGGTATAGACCACTTCAGTGCGACTGACGATGCAGCGGAGTCGGCCCTCTCTCAGTGGCTAGACAGCCAAGGGGTTGCGCACTACTGGAGCCTAGTTTGGCCGTCTCGGGGGATACCGCGAGCACGTCTTTGGATGTGTGGCAAGCCATTCGATGGTCAGTTGTATCTCGGGTTGGCACCCATGGATACGACAACCAGCACGGCATCCCCCGCCCTTGATCGCCAGCGCGCTTTCGGACCGGGCCTGCGTCAAGCCGCCAAACAGATCCGTGTCGGTCTGGTTGGTGTTGGCGGACTCGGAATGCTAGCGTTGGAACAGCTAGCGCGAGCCGGGTTTCGTCGTTTTGTCCTGGTGGATCCGGATACGATCGAGGTCAGCAATCTCAATCGATTGCCGAGCGTAACCGCGCGTGATATTGGCCGCTTCAAAGTTCAGGTCGGAAAGCGCTTGGTTCAGCAGATCGCGCGCAGTTTAGACGATGAAGCTGAGGTATCTGCCTGGAAACAGGATATCTACCGTTCCCGTGCGGCACAACGAGCGCTCGGGAGTTGCGATTTGATCCTGGCGGTGACCGACAATGAGCTCAGCCGGACTATGGCACTGAGTCTCGCGTTAGACAGCGGTCGCGAATACCTGCAAGCAGGCAGCGATATCACGTTGGGAGAGGACGGTTCGATCATCGGGTTGCGGGCGGAGGTAACCGGTGCCGAGACCGGTCGCTACTGCCCAATCTGCAGCGGACGGTTGTCGCCGGGGCAAGCCTCGATTGAAGCTCGTGCTTATGCTAGCGGTGAGGTGGTGGCTCACGCGCGCAGCGAGGGCTATCTGCCTGATGTGGCGGCACCGGCGGTGATGAGCCTCAATTCCGTCGCCGCAGGGATGCTGGTGATGGAGATTCAGCGCAGAGCATCCGGACTGGGCGTGCGTGATCTAGTGCAAATGGACCTTCAGTCGAGCCGGATGCTTGTGCAAGACCGCGTTCAGGTTGGTCACGATTGCGAAATCTGTGGTGCCTTAGCTTCACCACCTACCACATCTCCGAAAGCCCCGACACTCAGGCCAAGCTTAGGTGTGACGAAGATCTCAGATCATCCATAA
- a CDS encoding AAA family ATPase: protein MPIHYLSESGDLYQAPEEPFLPPLGIESEVVIRLCLSMLFEAKGLSAFLQSMQHNFPENRLFHALGVERPPENEYENALERQLMARRAEVGRFDGDFGRQINTGISHLADRIGLSEIDCQILGFAALLELHRCLAKLSSLAFGELDALWVAKVTASTLGMEPSAVQAALSTRGILCRSGLLCVERKQSSRLHTMFSLMPSLAGALMAGAEEIDALLDRSTPKAPAAGLTLADYPHLRAEVSLARRLLAATRHPGTNLLFHGPPGTGKTQLARALADVLERPLYQVPNEDDDDGPVTGSNRLRSFRLAQNVLARQPRALILFDEVEDVFPDRLGVSLGNSELTKGWMNDTLESNPVPTIWVCNGLSGFDEAYLRRFSQVVEVGLPPQPVRERMIRAHTRSLPVSRAWCQRASRHPHLSPALLRQAVDTLSRAGYRQGGRVESTLETLLNASLGAMGEEILPKPGSADQLRFHLAYLNADHDLKTLVQGVKCDPRARLCLYGPPGTGKSAFGAHLAHHLRRPLLVRRASDLLNPYVGGTEQQLATMFREAETARAVLVLDEADSFLRDRREARASWELTQTNEFLTQLEAFDGLFVASTNLFDALDGAALRRFDLKIRFDYLRPEQSWRLFRETLRQAGGQLSKPEPWRTRLAAMDRLTPGDFAVQLRRNRLTAEPMTPVRLLHHLAAEMALKTDTPARAVGFMANL from the coding sequence ATGCCTATCCATTATCTTTCGGAGTCTGGCGACCTTTACCAGGCTCCTGAGGAGCCCTTTCTGCCCCCACTTGGCATCGAGAGCGAAGTCGTGATTCGGCTTTGTCTAAGCATGCTGTTCGAGGCAAAGGGTCTTTCTGCATTTCTCCAGTCGATGCAGCATAACTTCCCGGAGAATCGCCTTTTTCACGCGCTTGGTGTTGAGCGTCCTCCCGAGAACGAATATGAGAATGCATTGGAGCGACAGCTCATGGCGCGCCGTGCTGAGGTCGGGCGTTTTGATGGCGACTTTGGTCGCCAAATCAATACCGGTATCTCCCATCTGGCGGATCGGATCGGCCTCTCTGAGATTGACTGCCAGATATTGGGTTTCGCCGCGCTTCTTGAGCTGCATCGGTGTCTCGCGAAGTTGTCCTCTCTTGCTTTCGGTGAACTCGATGCCCTCTGGGTGGCGAAGGTGACAGCTTCGACACTGGGAATGGAACCCAGCGCGGTGCAAGCCGCGCTCTCCACCAGAGGCATCCTCTGCCGATCTGGACTACTGTGTGTTGAACGCAAGCAAAGCAGCCGGCTGCATACGATGTTTAGTCTCATGCCCAGCCTGGCCGGGGCATTGATGGCCGGTGCCGAGGAGATCGACGCGCTCCTCGATCGAAGTACGCCAAAGGCGCCGGCCGCGGGATTGACGCTCGCCGATTATCCGCACTTGCGCGCGGAAGTCAGTCTGGCGCGTCGTCTGCTGGCGGCTACCAGACACCCGGGAACCAACCTGCTGTTCCATGGGCCGCCAGGGACGGGCAAGACACAGTTGGCGCGTGCATTGGCGGATGTGCTGGAGCGACCCTTGTATCAGGTTCCCAACGAGGACGATGACGACGGCCCAGTTACGGGTAGCAATCGCTTGCGTTCCTTTCGGCTCGCGCAGAATGTACTGGCCCGGCAACCTCGGGCGCTGATTTTGTTCGATGAAGTTGAAGACGTGTTTCCTGATCGGCTCGGCGTTTCACTTGGTAACAGCGAGCTTACCAAGGGCTGGATGAACGATACCCTGGAGTCGAATCCTGTTCCGACCATCTGGGTATGCAATGGTCTTTCCGGATTCGATGAGGCTTATCTGCGACGTTTCAGCCAGGTGGTTGAGGTGGGTCTGCCGCCGCAGCCGGTTCGTGAGCGGATGATTCGGGCACATACGCGGAGTTTGCCGGTATCGAGGGCTTGGTGCCAACGTGCTTCGCGTCACCCTCATCTTTCGCCGGCGCTCTTGCGACAAGCGGTCGATACCCTGTCAAGAGCTGGCTATCGCCAGGGGGGACGCGTCGAGTCAACCCTGGAGACGCTCTTGAATGCCTCCCTGGGTGCCATGGGTGAGGAGATTTTACCCAAACCCGGGAGCGCGGATCAGCTGCGCTTTCACTTGGCCTACCTAAACGCGGATCATGATCTGAAAACCCTGGTGCAGGGAGTCAAGTGTGATCCGCGCGCCCGGCTTTGCCTTTATGGCCCGCCGGGAACTGGCAAGTCCGCCTTTGGCGCGCATTTGGCGCATCATCTTCGCCGCCCGCTTCTTGTCCGTCGGGCATCGGACCTGCTCAACCCTTATGTCGGCGGAACTGAGCAGCAACTGGCCACGATGTTTCGCGAGGCTGAAACCGCGCGTGCGGTTCTTGTTCTCGATGAAGCGGACAGTTTTCTGCGCGATCGGCGCGAGGCAAGGGCCAGTTGGGAGCTGACGCAAACCAATGAATTTCTCACCCAACTCGAAGCCTTTGATGGACTCTTTGTCGCTTCAACCAACCTGTTTGATGCGCTCGACGGTGCCGCCTTGCGCCGGTTCGATCTGAAGATTCGTTTTGACTACCTCCGTCCCGAGCAAAGTTGGCGCCTGTTTCGCGAGACCCTTCGCCAGGCAGGAGGCCAGTTGAGCAAGCCTGAGCCATGGCGGACACGTCTTGCGGCTATGGATCGGCTCACCCCTGGAGATTTCGCCGTTCAACTGCGCCGCAACCGATTGACCGCTGAGCCGATGACGCCCGTGCGGTTGCTTCACCACTTGGCCGCGGAGATGGCGCTGAAGACCGACACACCAGCGCGGGCGGTTGGATTCATGGCGAATCTATGA
- a CDS encoding NYN domain-containing protein has translation MIKKIFAIDLTPCEIVARDQGHQYFPLEAMRTLIAGDDVDLIETVVTLVERVADDNAESIASNRVNFTRKQHALEDAGARVIRAPAKRLPDGGFKQSDDQRLMIATLSLALRLRPDFLVLAAADGDFAPMVWELRDVGIRTEVMARPQMLASDLRRAAYSVIDLDEALNRVGGAR, from the coding sequence ATGATCAAGAAGATCTTTGCCATTGACCTAACACCCTGCGAGATCGTCGCTCGCGACCAGGGGCATCAGTACTTTCCCCTCGAGGCGATGCGCACGCTCATCGCTGGTGATGATGTCGACCTGATCGAAACCGTCGTGACGCTGGTCGAGCGTGTGGCTGACGATAACGCCGAATCGATCGCATCCAACCGGGTGAATTTCACCCGGAAGCAGCACGCGCTCGAAGATGCCGGCGCACGCGTGATCCGCGCTCCGGCGAAGCGCTTGCCCGACGGCGGTTTCAAGCAGTCGGACGATCAGCGTCTAATGATCGCCACCCTGTCGTTGGCTTTGCGACTGCGTCCAGACTTCTTGGTGCTCGCCGCCGCCGATGGGGACTTCGCTCCAATGGTTTGGGAGTTGCGTGACGTGGGTATCCGGACCGAGGTAATGGCCCGTCCGCAGATGCTGGCGAGCGATTTGCGCCGTGCCGCGTACTCGGTCATCGATCTCGATGAGGCACTAAACCGCGTTGGAGGAGCACGCTAA
- a CDS encoding AAA family ATPase yields MNPSDALIRTDLDQIPAISRRLARLSLQFFLNDTSLVKRLNDWDFLSTLWQLSQCLLEPAARAFFDPALAPERLPEVSTKVRDGLRALTAELRKADAEPDQDVVEEEMRLKHSRLSHQQGRRIELPPPPSKHRKLRLFFTGLSPAVLEPLVEADGETCVVPLAEMLGRALELEPAAARLLEYLVLREQHNELRILLKESRRGHLHARHDLHVAMTILLGIAPPVLRRLMAKSGPLRKLGLMDMHFGRHLDLEDYLDATDLLRELIDAEPEDEQALLALLIEPAPAADWSLDAFPHLHEEALRAQGALNRAARDGVAGVNALFYGPPGTGKTELARAIAASCDLKAFQVRTSDEDDDGLDREGRLSAYLLAQRLLARRRDAVIIFDEVEDVFEQQHDLFALLSGRSPAGEQKGWMNRMLEENPVPTIWISNEVRGLDPAFQRRFLLPVCFITPPRSVRRQMAERHLGDLALSPALLDELAADEALTPAGLGAARRLVDLQPDAPVEITVRAGVASLRKLLHGTPAPRRRENATAFDVAYLNLAGGIAPNALFRALEREGSGRLCFYGPPGTGKTAFAEVLADALDRELVARQASDLISPYVGETEQNLARLFASVDPKRSVLLIDEVDSFLADRRQAQRQWERTQVNELLQQMERYPGILIAATNLMSGLDGAALRRFDFKLEFRALKPEQRLSLFAREALGDTEAPVPENVERYLEGLDHLTAGDFANVARQRKLLGERLEPETYLRRLVTECRLKSIGKGGGAVDPYA; encoded by the coding sequence ATGAACCCAAGTGATGCCCTAATCCGAACCGATCTTGACCAGATTCCAGCCATTTCGCGTCGGCTGGCCCGTTTGAGTCTGCAATTCTTTCTAAATGACACCTCTTTGGTGAAACGCCTCAATGACTGGGACTTTCTCAGCACCCTCTGGCAACTGAGCCAGTGCCTGCTTGAGCCCGCTGCGCGAGCCTTCTTCGACCCAGCCCTGGCGCCGGAACGGCTGCCTGAAGTGAGCACGAAGGTGCGCGATGGCCTGCGCGCTTTAACGGCGGAACTGCGCAAGGCTGACGCGGAGCCGGATCAGGACGTGGTCGAAGAGGAGATGCGGTTGAAGCACAGCCGACTCAGTCACCAACAAGGCCGGCGCATTGAGCTTCCTCCACCTCCGTCTAAGCACCGCAAGCTGCGATTGTTTTTCACTGGCTTGTCCCCCGCGGTGCTTGAACCCTTGGTGGAAGCCGACGGGGAGACCTGTGTCGTGCCGCTTGCCGAAATGCTCGGCCGGGCGCTGGAACTAGAACCGGCAGCCGCGCGACTGCTCGAGTACCTGGTGCTGCGCGAGCAACACAATGAACTGCGTATTTTGTTGAAGGAGTCGCGCCGTGGACATTTGCATGCGCGACACGATCTGCACGTCGCCATGACCATCCTGCTCGGCATCGCCCCGCCGGTACTGCGTCGGCTGATGGCCAAGAGCGGTCCGCTGCGCAAGCTGGGTCTGATGGATATGCATTTCGGTCGCCATTTGGATCTGGAAGACTACCTGGATGCGACTGACTTATTGCGTGAGCTGATCGATGCGGAGCCAGAGGATGAGCAGGCGCTGTTGGCGCTGCTGATCGAGCCAGCCCCGGCAGCTGACTGGTCGCTCGATGCGTTCCCGCATTTGCATGAGGAGGCATTGCGGGCGCAAGGCGCGCTCAATCGCGCGGCGCGCGATGGTGTTGCCGGGGTGAATGCGCTGTTTTACGGCCCGCCGGGCACGGGCAAGACGGAACTGGCGCGCGCCATCGCCGCTTCCTGCGATCTGAAGGCGTTTCAGGTACGCACTAGCGACGAGGATGATGACGGACTGGACCGCGAGGGGCGGCTGTCGGCTTACCTGTTGGCGCAGCGGCTGCTGGCAAGACGGCGCGACGCGGTGATCATTTTCGATGAGGTCGAGGATGTCTTCGAGCAGCAGCATGATCTCTTCGCGCTGCTCAGTGGTCGCTCGCCGGCCGGGGAGCAGAAGGGCTGGATGAACCGCATGCTGGAGGAAAACCCGGTCCCGACGATCTGGATCAGCAACGAGGTGCGCGGACTCGACCCGGCGTTTCAGCGCCGATTTCTGCTGCCGGTGTGCTTTATCACGCCGCCGCGCTCGGTCCGCCGCCAGATGGCCGAGCGACATCTGGGCGACCTGGCCCTAAGCCCGGCGCTGCTTGATGAGCTGGCCGCCGATGAAGCCCTAACCCCGGCGGGGCTTGGCGCGGCACGGCGTTTGGTCGATCTGCAGCCGGATGCTCCGGTGGAGATCACGGTGCGCGCGGGGGTCGCCTCGCTGCGCAAGCTGCTGCATGGCACCCCAGCGCCCCGCCGACGCGAGAATGCCACCGCCTTTGATGTTGCCTACCTGAACCTGGCCGGCGGCATCGCGCCCAATGCGTTGTTTCGCGCGCTGGAACGCGAGGGTAGCGGTCGGCTGTGCTTCTATGGCCCCCCCGGAACGGGCAAGACGGCCTTTGCCGAGGTGCTCGCCGATGCGTTGGATCGGGAACTGGTTGCACGCCAAGCCTCCGATTTGATTTCCCCCTATGTGGGCGAGACCGAGCAGAACCTGGCGCGGCTGTTCGCCAGCGTCGACCCCAAGCGCTCGGTGCTGCTGATTGACGAGGTGGACAGCTTCTTGGCTGATCGGCGCCAGGCGCAGCGGCAGTGGGAGCGCACCCAGGTCAATGAGTTGCTGCAACAGATGGAGCGCTATCCCGGCATTCTGATCGCGGCGACGAATTTGATGAGCGGATTGGATGGGGCCGCGCTGCGGCGGTTTGATTTCAAGCTGGAGTTCCGAGCGCTCAAGCCCGAGCAGCGCCTGAGTCTATTTGCCCGCGAAGCGCTTGGTGATACCGAGGCACCAGTACCGGAAAACGTGGAGCGATATCTGGAAGGACTGGATCACCTGACCGCGGGGGACTTCGCCAACGTGGCACGTCAAAGAAAGCTGCTTGGCGAAAGGCTTGAACCGGAGACTTACCTCAGGCGGTTGGTGACCGAGTGTCGGTTGAAAAGCATCGGGAAAGGGGGCGGAGCAGTAGACCCTTATGCCTAA
- a CDS encoding RtcB family protein, producing the protein MPIQKVFTEGSKPVKVWADDIDARSQAQLVNLSTLPFIHKHVAAMPDVHLGIGATIGSVIATDKAIIPAAVGVDIGCGMAAARTSLTADQLDEKGLKKLFDQISRDVPVGRAQHKDDRALTDAAEPFAAQLQVMTDKHPQLLKAFGRFSNWVNQIGTLGGGNHFIEVCLDESNRVWVMLHSGSRGIGNAIGHYFIELARRDMERWMIQLPDRDLAYLPEGTEHFDDYVAAVSWAQAYARENRDQMMRLVLAALARHLPEFTVTEEVVNCHHNYVDRENQFGANVWVTRKGAIRAREGDLGIIPGSMGAKSYIVRGKGNPESFCSCAHGAGRRMSRTAAEKQFKPADLEAQTQGVVCRKDKGVLDEIPGAYKDIDQVMANQSDLVEVVHTLKQVVCVKG; encoded by the coding sequence ATGCCCATTCAGAAGGTATTCACTGAAGGCTCCAAGCCCGTCAAGGTCTGGGCCGACGATATCGATGCGCGCTCGCAAGCGCAGCTCGTCAATCTCTCGACCTTGCCATTCATCCACAAGCATGTCGCCGCCATGCCCGACGTGCATTTAGGGATAGGCGCCACCATCGGCAGCGTGATCGCCACGGACAAGGCCATTATCCCGGCCGCCGTGGGTGTCGACATCGGCTGCGGCATGGCCGCCGCGCGCACCTCGCTGACGGCGGATCAACTCGATGAGAAGGGCCTGAAGAAGCTCTTCGACCAGATCAGTCGCGATGTCCCGGTCGGGCGCGCGCAGCACAAGGATGACCGCGCGCTGACCGATGCGGCTGAGCCATTCGCCGCGCAGCTCCAAGTCATGACCGACAAGCACCCGCAACTGCTCAAGGCCTTCGGGCGCTTCTCCAACTGGGTCAACCAGATCGGCACCCTGGGCGGGGGCAATCACTTCATCGAGGTCTGTCTGGATGAGTCCAACCGCGTCTGGGTGATGCTGCATTCTGGTAGTCGGGGGATTGGCAACGCCATCGGCCACTACTTCATCGAGCTGGCCCGGCGCGACATGGAGCGCTGGATGATTCAGCTGCCGGATCGGGACCTGGCCTATCTGCCCGAGGGCACCGAGCATTTCGATGACTATGTCGCGGCGGTCTCCTGGGCGCAGGCTTATGCGCGCGAGAACCGCGACCAGATGATGCGCCTGGTGCTGGCCGCGCTGGCGCGGCATCTGCCCGAATTCACCGTGACCGAGGAAGTGGTTAACTGTCACCACAACTACGTGGATCGGGAAAACCAGTTCGGCGCCAATGTCTGGGTCACCCGCAAGGGGGCCATCCGTGCGCGCGAGGGCGATCTTGGCATCATCCCCGGCAGCATGGGCGCGAAGAGCTACATCGTGCGCGGCAAGGGCAACCCGGAAAGCTTCTGCTCCTGCGCCCATGGCGCGGGGCGGCGCATGAGCCGGACCGCCGCCGAGAAGCAGTTCAAGCCAGCCGACCTGGAAGCCCAGACCCAGGGCGTGGTCTGCCGCAAGGACAAAGGGGTGCTCGATGAAATCCCTGGCGCCTACAAGGACATCGACCAGGTGATGGCCAACCAGAGCGACCTGGTCGAGGTGGTGCATACCCTCAAGCAGGTGGTGTGCGTGAAGGGATGA